A genomic segment from Neisseria perflava encodes:
- the fabZ gene encoding 3-hydroxyacyl-ACP dehydratase FabZ, whose product MDVQLPIEAKDIQKLIPHRYPFLQLDRITAFEPMKTLTAIKNVTMNEPQFQGHFPDLPVMPGVLIIEAMAQACGTLAILSEGGRKENEFFFFAGIDDARFKRQVIPGDQLVFEVELLTNKRGIGKFNAVAKVDGQVAVEAVIMCAKRVV is encoded by the coding sequence ATGGACGTACAACTCCCGATCGAAGCCAAAGACATTCAAAAACTTATCCCACACCGTTATCCGTTTTTGCAACTCGACCGCATTACTGCGTTCGAACCGATGAAAACCCTGACTGCGATTAAAAACGTCACCATGAACGAGCCGCAGTTCCAAGGCCACTTTCCCGACCTGCCCGTGATGCCTGGCGTGTTGATTATCGAAGCCATGGCGCAAGCGTGCGGCACACTGGCCATCCTCAGCGAAGGCGGCCGCAAAGAAAACGAATTCTTCTTCTTCGCCGGTATCGACGATGCCCGTTTCAAACGCCAAGTCATCCCCGGCGACCAACTGGTTTTTGAAGTCGAGCTGCTGACCAACAAACGCGGTATCGGCAAATTCAACGCCGTTGCCAAAGTCGACGGCCAAGTTGCCGTTGAAGCCGTGATTATGTGCGCCAAACGCGTGGTGTAA
- the lpxA gene encoding acyl-ACP--UDP-N-acetylglucosamine O-acyltransferase — translation MTLIHPTAVIDPKAELDSSVKVGPYSIIGPNVQIGANTEIGPHVVINGHTTIGENNRIFQFASLGEIPQDKKYRDEPTKLIIGNGNTIREFTTFNLGTVTGIGETRIGDDNWIMAYCHLAHDCVVGNHTIFANNASLAGHVTIGDYVVLGGYTLVFQFCQIGDYAMTAFAAGVHKDVPPYFMAAGYRAEPAGLNSEGMRRNGFTAEQIASVKDAYKTIYHRGIPFEEAKADILKRAETQSELAVFKDFFAQSTRGIIR, via the coding sequence ATGACCCTTATCCATCCGACCGCCGTCATCGACCCTAAAGCCGAACTCGACTCCAGCGTCAAAGTCGGCCCATACAGCATCATCGGCCCCAATGTGCAAATCGGTGCGAATACCGAAATCGGCCCGCACGTCGTCATCAACGGCCATACGACCATCGGTGAAAACAACCGCATTTTCCAATTTGCCAGCCTCGGCGAAATTCCGCAGGACAAAAAATACCGCGATGAGCCGACCAAGCTGATTATCGGCAACGGCAACACCATTCGCGAATTTACGACGTTCAACCTCGGCACGGTTACCGGTATCGGCGAAACCCGTATCGGCGACGACAACTGGATTATGGCCTACTGCCACCTCGCCCATGACTGCGTGGTCGGCAACCATACCATCTTCGCCAACAACGCCTCACTCGCAGGCCACGTTACCATCGGCGACTACGTCGTCTTGGGCGGCTACACGCTGGTGTTCCAGTTCTGCCAAATCGGCGACTACGCCATGACCGCGTTTGCCGCCGGCGTACACAAAGACGTACCGCCGTACTTCATGGCTGCAGGCTACCGCGCCGAACCGGCCGGCCTCAACAGCGAAGGTATGCGCCGCAACGGTTTCACTGCCGAACAAATTGCCTCCGTCAAAGATGCGTATAAAACCATTTACCATCGCGGCATTCCGTTTGAAGAGGCCAAGGCAGACATTCTGAAACGTGCCGAAACCCAAAGCGAATTGGCGGTATTTAAAGACTTTTTTGCACAATCCACACGCGGCATTATCCGTTGA
- the lpxB gene encoding lipid-A-disaccharide synthase — protein sequence MNSNPSPLIAISVGEASGDLLGAHLIRAIKARCPNARFTGIGGERMKAEGFESLYDQEKLAVRGFVEVIKRLPQILRIRKGLVNDLIRLKPDVFIGIDAPDFNLGVAEKLKQAGIHTIHYVSPSVWAWRRERVNKIVHQVNRVLCLFPMEPQLYIDAGGKAEFVGHPMAQTMPVEADRAAARQKLGVPADVPVFAILPGSRVSEIDYMAAVFFQTALLLLKRYPQAQFLLPVATAATRKRISEILAQPEFSALPITLTEKQSDTVCTAADVVLVTSGTATLEVALCKRPMVISYKISPLTYAYVKRKIKVPHVGLPNILLGKAAVPELLQHDAVPEKLAQAVADWYDRPEAVAALEQDFHALHLLLKKDTAALAAAAVLEEAGFSDGLKDK from the coding sequence ATGAATTCCAATCCTTCCCCCCTTATCGCCATCAGCGTCGGCGAAGCTTCCGGCGACTTGCTCGGCGCACACTTAATCCGTGCCATTAAGGCGCGTTGCCCGAATGCGCGGTTTACCGGCATCGGCGGCGAGCGCATGAAGGCGGAGGGTTTCGAGAGTTTGTACGATCAGGAAAAGCTGGCGGTACGCGGTTTTGTTGAGGTCATCAAACGCCTGCCGCAAATTTTGAGAATTCGCAAAGGGCTGGTGAACGATTTAATCCGCCTCAAGCCGGATGTGTTTATCGGCATCGATGCGCCGGACTTTAATCTCGGCGTGGCGGAAAAACTCAAGCAGGCAGGCATTCATACCATTCATTACGTCAGCCCGTCGGTTTGGGCGTGGCGGCGCGAACGGGTCAATAAAATCGTACATCAGGTCAACCGCGTGTTGTGCCTGTTTCCGATGGAGCCTCAGCTTTATATCGATGCCGGCGGCAAGGCCGAATTTGTCGGCCATCCAATGGCGCAAACCATGCCCGTGGAAGCGGATAGGGCGGCGGCACGGCAGAAGCTGGGCGTGCCTGCGGACGTGCCCGTGTTTGCGATATTGCCCGGCAGCCGCGTGAGCGAAATCGATTACATGGCGGCGGTGTTTTTTCAGACGGCCTTATTGCTGCTGAAACGTTATCCGCAGGCACAGTTTTTGCTGCCTGTGGCGACGGCCGCAACGCGCAAACGCATTAGCGAAATTTTGGCGCAGCCTGAGTTTTCAGCCCTTCCCATTACGTTGACCGAGAAGCAGTCGGATACGGTTTGCACTGCTGCCGACGTGGTATTGGTCACCAGCGGTACGGCGACTTTGGAAGTGGCCTTATGCAAGCGGCCTATGGTCATCAGCTACAAAATTTCGCCGCTGACTTATGCGTATGTGAAACGTAAAATCAAGGTGCCGCATGTCGGTTTGCCTAATATTCTATTGGGTAAAGCCGCCGTTCCCGAGCTGCTGCAACACGATGCTGTCCCTGAAAAACTGGCGCAGGCCGTGGCAGACTGGTATGACCGACCTGAAGCCGTGGCCGCGTTGGAACAAGATTTCCACGCCTTGCATCTGCTGTTGAAGAAAGATACGGCGGCATTGGCGGCGGCGGCAGTATTGGAAGAAGCCGGATTTTCAGACGGCCTGAAAGACAAGTAA
- the murJ gene encoding murein biosynthesis integral membrane protein MurJ: MNLLGALAKVGSLTMVSRILGFVRDTIIARAFGAGMATDAFFVAFKLPNLLRRVFAEGAFAQAFVPILAEYKETRSPEATQAFVRHVAGMLSFVLVIVTALGILAAPWVIYVSAPGFAKDADKFQLSIDLLRVTFPYIFLISLSSFVGSILNSYHKFGIPAFTPTFLNISFIVFSLFFVPYFDPPVMALAWAVFVGGVLQLVFQLPWLAKLGFLKMPKLSFKDAAVNRVMKQMAPAILGVSVAQISLVINTIFASFLQSGSVSWMYYADRLMELPTGVLGVALGTILLPTLSKHAASQDTEQFSSLLDWGLRLCMLLTLPAAVGLAVLSFPLVTTLFMYREFTLHDAQMTQHALIAYSFGLIGLIMIKVLAPGFYARQNIKTPVKVAIFTLICTQLMNLAFISPLKHVGLSLAIGLGACLNAGLLFFLLRKHGIYRPGKGWAAFLVKMVISLVVMGSGLWLAQYYLPFEWVHVGGFKKAGQLCVLIALGGGLYFVSLAALGFRPHHFRRVEK; the protein is encoded by the coding sequence ATGAATTTATTGGGAGCCTTGGCCAAGGTTGGCAGCCTGACGATGGTGTCGCGCATTTTGGGCTTTGTACGCGATACGATTATCGCCCGTGCGTTTGGTGCAGGCATGGCGACAGATGCGTTTTTTGTCGCGTTTAAACTGCCCAATCTGCTGCGGCGCGTGTTTGCAGAGGGTGCATTTGCCCAAGCCTTCGTACCGATTTTGGCGGAATACAAAGAAACCCGCTCGCCCGAAGCCACGCAGGCATTTGTGCGTCATGTCGCCGGTATGTTGTCGTTTGTGTTGGTCATCGTTACCGCGCTGGGCATACTTGCCGCGCCGTGGGTGATTTATGTTTCCGCGCCCGGTTTTGCCAAAGATGCCGATAAGTTTCAGCTCTCCATCGACCTGCTGCGGGTAACGTTTCCTTATATCTTTTTGATTTCCTTGTCGTCTTTTGTCGGCTCGATACTCAACTCCTATCATAAATTCGGTATTCCCGCCTTTACGCCGACTTTTTTGAACATCTCCTTTATCGTCTTTTCCCTGTTTTTCGTACCGTATTTCGATCCGCCTGTTATGGCTTTGGCGTGGGCGGTATTTGTCGGCGGCGTGTTGCAGCTGGTGTTCCAACTGCCTTGGTTGGCGAAACTGGGCTTCTTGAAAATGCCCAAACTCAGCTTTAAAGACGCAGCGGTCAACCGCGTGATGAAACAGATGGCACCGGCTATTTTAGGCGTGAGCGTGGCGCAGATTTCCTTGGTTATCAACACCATTTTTGCCTCATTTTTGCAGTCCGGCAGTGTGTCGTGGATGTATTACGCCGACCGACTGATGGAATTGCCTACTGGTGTTTTGGGCGTGGCACTCGGTACAATCTTGCTGCCTACCTTGTCCAAACACGCCGCCAGTCAGGATACCGAGCAGTTTTCCAGCCTGCTCGACTGGGGTTTGCGCTTGTGTATGCTGCTGACCCTGCCTGCCGCCGTCGGCCTTGCCGTGTTGTCTTTCCCTCTGGTTACGACCCTGTTCATGTACCGTGAATTTACGCTGCACGACGCGCAAATGACCCAACACGCGCTGATTGCCTATTCCTTCGGCTTGATCGGGCTGATTATGATTAAAGTATTGGCACCCGGCTTCTACGCGCGCCAAAACATCAAAACCCCCGTTAAGGTCGCTATTTTCACGCTGATTTGCACGCAGCTAATGAACCTTGCCTTCATTTCGCCGCTCAAGCACGTCGGCCTGTCCCTCGCTATCGGTTTGGGCGCGTGTCTGAATGCAGGTTTGCTGTTTTTCCTTTTGCGCAAACACGGCATCTACCGCCCTGGTAAAGGTTGGGCAGCGTTTTTGGTTAAAATGGTCATCTCTTTGGTTGTCATGGGCAGCGGTTTGTGGCTGGCGCAATATTATCTGCCGTTTGAATGGGTGCACGTCGGCGGCTTTAAAAAAGCAGGCCAACTCTGCGTCCTGATTGCCTTGGGCGGCGGCCTCTACTTCGTTTCCCTCGCCGCGCTCGGTTTTCGTCCGCACCATTTCCGCAGGGTGGAAAAATAA
- the thiC gene encoding phosphomethylpyrimidine synthase ThiC: MTTAKKTGDEARRLSDLSEDIGIRFQYPNSNRVYIPGSRADIRVPLREIRQDDTYTAQGTEANPPIPVYDTSGSYGDPAAHIDLKQGLPHVRTAWLDERDDTEILPKLSSEYGTERAHDPKTAHLRFNQITRPRRAKAGRNVTQLHYARQGIITPEMEFVAIRERMKLDELFRRPEYAKLLKQHAGQSFGANIPTHPDQITPEFVRQEIAAGRAIIPANINHPELEPMIIGRNFRVKINGNLGNSAVTSSLTEEVEKMVWSLRWGADTIMDLSTGAHIHETREWIIRNAPVPIGTVPIYQALEKTGGIAEDLTWDLVRDTLIEQAEQGVDYFTLHAGVLLRYVPMTADRLTGIVSRGGSIMAKWCLAHHQENFLYTHFDEICEIMKAYDVSFSLGDGLRPGCIADANDESQFAELHTLGELTAKAWEHDVQVMIEGPGHVPLQRVKENMTEELQHCFEAPFYTLGPLVTDIAPGYDHITSGIGATNIGWYGTAMLCYVTPKEHLGLPDKEDVRTGIITYKLAAHAADLAKGWPGAQLRDNALSKARFEFRWRDQFRLSLDPERAESFHDETLPAEGAKIAHFCSMCGPKFCSMKITQEVRDYADKQKAQQQGMEEKAIEFVKKGAKLYS; encoded by the coding sequence ATGACTACCGCTAAAAAAACCGGCGATGAGGCGCGCCGTCTTTCCGACTTGAGCGAAGACATCGGCATCCGCTTCCAATATCCCAATTCCAACCGCGTCTATATCCCGGGCAGCCGCGCCGACATCCGCGTGCCTTTGCGCGAAATCCGTCAGGACGATACCTACACGGCACAAGGTACGGAAGCCAATCCGCCAATTCCAGTGTACGACACCAGCGGCTCATACGGCGACCCGGCGGCACACATCGACTTAAAACAGGGTTTGCCACACGTCCGCACCGCATGGCTGGATGAACGCGACGATACCGAAATCCTGCCCAAGCTTTCCAGCGAATATGGCACCGAACGCGCACACGATCCGAAAACCGCCCATCTGCGCTTCAACCAAATCACCCGTCCGCGCCGCGCCAAAGCAGGCCGCAATGTAACCCAGCTCCACTACGCCCGCCAAGGCATCATTACGCCGGAAATGGAGTTTGTCGCCATACGCGAACGCATGAAGCTGGACGAACTTTTCAGACGGCCTGAATACGCCAAGCTCTTGAAACAACACGCAGGGCAAAGTTTCGGCGCGAATATCCCAACCCATCCCGACCAAATCACGCCCGAATTCGTGCGCCAAGAAATCGCCGCCGGACGTGCGATTATCCCTGCCAACATCAACCACCCCGAACTCGAACCGATGATTATCGGCCGCAACTTCCGCGTCAAAATCAACGGCAACTTGGGCAACTCCGCCGTAACCTCCAGCCTGACCGAAGAAGTCGAAAAAATGGTATGGTCGCTGCGTTGGGGCGCGGACACGATTATGGACTTATCCACAGGCGCGCACATCCACGAAACGCGCGAATGGATTATCCGCAACGCGCCCGTCCCCATCGGCACGGTGCCGATTTACCAAGCTTTGGAAAAAACCGGCGGCATTGCCGAAGACCTGACTTGGGATTTGGTGCGCGATACCTTAATCGAGCAGGCAGAACAAGGCGTGGACTATTTCACCCTGCACGCAGGTGTATTGCTGCGTTATGTACCGATGACGGCCGACCGCCTGACCGGCATCGTATCACGCGGCGGCTCCATCATGGCGAAATGGTGTCTCGCCCATCATCAGGAAAACTTCCTCTACACACATTTCGACGAAATCTGCGAAATCATGAAAGCCTACGACGTATCGTTCAGCCTCGGCGACGGCCTTCGTCCCGGCTGCATTGCCGATGCCAACGACGAATCCCAATTTGCCGAGCTGCACACCTTGGGCGAATTGACCGCCAAAGCATGGGAACACGACGTACAGGTTATGATCGAAGGCCCCGGCCATGTACCGCTGCAACGCGTGAAAGAAAACATGACCGAAGAGCTGCAACATTGCTTTGAAGCACCTTTCTACACCCTCGGCCCGCTCGTTACCGACATCGCCCCCGGCTACGACCACATCACCTCGGGCATAGGCGCGACCAACATCGGCTGGTACGGCACAGCCATGCTCTGCTACGTTACCCCGAAAGAGCATCTCGGCCTGCCCGACAAAGAAGACGTGCGCACCGGCATCATCACCTACAAACTCGCCGCCCATGCCGCCGACCTCGCCAAAGGCTGGCCAGGCGCACAGTTGCGCGACAACGCTCTGAGCAAGGCGCGTTTCGAGTTCCGCTGGCGCGACCAATTCCGCCTCAGCCTCGACCCCGAACGCGCCGAAAGCTTCCACGACGAAACCCTGCCTGCAGAAGGCGCGAAAATCGCCCACTTCTGCTCGATGTGCGGCCCAAAATTCTGCTCGATGAAAATCACGCAGGAAGTGCGCGACTACGCCGACAAGCAAAAAGCCCAACAGCAAGGCATGGAAGAAAAAGCGATTGAGTTCGTCAAAAAAGGAGCGAAGCTTTACAGTTAA
- a CDS encoding FUSC family protein, with the protein MPAQSERLHFSERWLNAYERYRYRRHIHAFRLGLAIVFSTLLAKVFHLQHGEWIGMTVFVVLGMLQFQGAIYSKAVERMLGTAIGLGVGLAVLWLNQHYLQDGVFFYLIIGAASAVAGWSAVGKNGYVAMLAGLTMCMLIGDSSHHWLDSGLMRAMNVLIGAAIAIAAAKLLPLRSTLMWRFMLADNLTDCAKMIAEISNGKRMTRERLEQNMIKMRKINARMVKSRSHLAATSGESHISNNMMEAMQHAHRKIVNTTELLLTTAAKLRAPTLNESEIRLLDRHFNQLQRELRLTVRLIKGHYARRIRIDTSLNTELSKPAARLHYDWQGFLWLSTNMRNEIAALVILLQRSRNKWLDKKELQRLKEYLRNDTDPE; encoded by the coding sequence ATGCCTGCCCAATCCGAACGCCTCCATTTTTCCGAACGCTGGCTCAACGCCTACGAACGCTACCGCTATCGCCGCCATATCCACGCCTTCCGCCTCGGCTTGGCAATCGTGTTTTCCACCCTGTTGGCCAAAGTCTTCCACCTGCAACACGGCGAGTGGATCGGCATGACCGTCTTTGTCGTCCTCGGCATGCTGCAATTCCAAGGCGCGATTTACTCCAAAGCAGTCGAACGCATGCTCGGCACGGCCATCGGTTTGGGCGTCGGTTTGGCCGTTTTATGGTTGAACCAGCATTATTTGCAAGACGGCGTTTTCTTCTATCTGATTATCGGTGCCGCCAGCGCGGTGGCCGGTTGGTCTGCGGTCGGCAAAAACGGCTACGTCGCCATGCTTGCCGGTTTGACCATGTGTATGCTCATCGGCGACAGCAGCCACCATTGGCTCGACAGCGGTCTGATGCGCGCCATGAACGTTTTGATTGGTGCCGCCATCGCCATTGCCGCCGCCAAACTTCTGCCCCTGCGCTCCACCCTGATGTGGCGCTTCATGCTTGCCGACAACCTCACCGACTGCGCCAAAATGATTGCAGAAATCAGCAACGGTAAGCGCATGACGCGCGAGCGTTTGGAGCAAAACATGATTAAAATGCGCAAAATCAACGCCCGCATGGTCAAAAGCCGCAGCCATCTGGCCGCAACATCCGGTGAAAGCCACATCAGCAACAATATGATGGAAGCCATGCAGCATGCCCACCGCAAAATCGTCAACACCACCGAGCTGCTCCTGACCACAGCCGCCAAACTGCGCGCGCCCACGCTCAACGAAAGCGAAATCCGCCTGCTCGACCGCCATTTCAACCAACTCCAACGCGAGCTTCGGCTGACCGTCCGCCTCATCAAAGGCCACTACGCCCGCCGCATTCGCATCGATACTTCGCTCAATACCGAACTAAGCAAACCGGCCGCCCGCCTGCATTACGACTGGCAAGGCTTCCTCTGGCTCAGCACCAATATGCGTAACGAAATCGCCGCATTGGTGATCCTGTTGCAACGTTCGCGCAATAAATGGTTGGACAAAAAAGAATTGCAACGCTTGAAAGAATACCTACGCAACGATACCGATCCGGAGTAA
- the rnhB gene encoding ribonuclease HII, protein MATVLSAGVDEAGRGPLVGSVFAAAVILPEHFDLPGLTDSKKLSEKKRDMLAQMIKEQAVAWSIAFADPDEILQLNILHATMAAMKRAVEGLSVVPDKVWIDGNRVPKDLNVPAEAVVKGDSKIIEISAASVLAKTARDAEMYELAKRYPQYGFDRHKGYGTAQHLAALKQYGVLPEHRRDFAPVKTLLAQGNLFEE, encoded by the coding sequence ATGGCGACGGTTTTAAGCGCAGGCGTGGACGAAGCGGGGCGCGGCCCTTTGGTCGGCAGCGTATTTGCGGCGGCAGTGATTTTGCCGGAACATTTTGACCTGCCGGGTTTGACCGACTCAAAAAAACTGAGCGAAAAAAAGCGCGATATGTTGGCGCAGATGATTAAGGAACAGGCGGTTGCATGGAGCATTGCCTTTGCCGATCCCGACGAAATCCTGCAACTGAACATCCTGCACGCAACCATGGCCGCAATGAAGCGCGCAGTCGAGGGGTTGTCGGTCGTGCCTGACAAAGTATGGATAGACGGCAACCGTGTGCCGAAAGATTTGAATGTCCCTGCAGAGGCCGTGGTCAAAGGCGACAGCAAAATTATTGAAATCTCCGCCGCTTCGGTTTTGGCCAAAACCGCGCGTGATGCAGAAATGTATGAATTGGCGAAACGCTATCCGCAATACGGGTTTGACCGCCACAAAGGCTACGGCACGGCGCAACATTTGGCCGCATTGAAACAATACGGCGTATTGCCGGAACACCGCCGCGATTTCGCACCGGTCAAAACCTTATTGGCACAAGGCAATCTGTTTGAAGAATGA
- a CDS encoding quinone-dependent dihydroorotate dehydrogenase — MYSLVRPILFRFDAEKAHHFTLNSLRSIEKLGLLPKVDSHTRPTELMGLQLPNPVGLAAGLDKNGECIDAFAALGFGFVEIGTVTPKPQPGNPQPRLFRVPEHQGIINRMGFNNHGIDAMIRNIENSRFKGILGINIGKNAVTPIENAADDYLICLEKAYAHASYITVNISSPNTKNLRALQGGDELSALLEALKNKQAQLAAAHGKYVPLAVKIAPDLDEAQIDDIAHVVKSVEMDGIIATNTTIDKSSLDSHPLAGEQGGLSGLPVREKSNQVLKLLAERIDGKLPIIGVGGVMNGADAAEKIRLGASAVQVYSGLIYRGPELIKECLAALK, encoded by the coding sequence ATGTATTCACTCGTCCGCCCTATCCTGTTCCGTTTCGATGCAGAAAAGGCCCATCATTTCACGCTCAACAGTTTGCGTTCTATCGAAAAACTCGGCCTGCTGCCCAAAGTAGACAGCCACACCCGGCCAACCGAGCTGATGGGTTTGCAGCTGCCCAATCCGGTCGGCTTGGCGGCGGGTTTGGACAAAAACGGCGAGTGCATCGATGCGTTTGCCGCTTTGGGTTTCGGCTTTGTCGAAATCGGCACGGTAACGCCCAAGCCGCAGCCGGGCAATCCGCAGCCGCGCCTTTTCCGCGTTCCCGAACACCAAGGCATCATTAACCGCATGGGTTTCAACAACCACGGCATCGACGCAATGATCCGCAACATTGAAAACAGCCGTTTTAAAGGCATTTTGGGCATCAACATCGGCAAAAATGCCGTTACGCCGATTGAAAATGCGGCCGACGATTATCTGATTTGCTTGGAAAAAGCCTACGCCCACGCAAGCTACATCACGGTCAATATTTCCTCCCCCAATACGAAAAACCTGCGCGCCTTGCAGGGCGGCGACGAATTGAGCGCATTGTTGGAGGCCTTGAAAAACAAACAGGCGCAACTGGCAGCCGCGCATGGCAAATATGTGCCTCTGGCGGTCAAAATCGCGCCGGATTTGGACGAAGCGCAAATCGACGACATCGCCCATGTGGTCAAATCTGTGGAAATGGACGGCATCATCGCCACCAACACAACCATCGACAAATCAAGCTTGGACAGCCATCCGCTCGCAGGCGAACAAGGCGGCTTGAGCGGCTTGCCCGTTCGCGAGAAAAGCAATCAGGTGTTGAAACTTTTGGCGGAACGCATTGACGGCAAGCTGCCGATTATCGGCGTCGGCGGCGTCATGAACGGCGCGGACGCGGCAGAAAAAATCCGCTTGGGTGCCAGTGCGGTTCAGGTGTACAGCGGTTTGATTTATCGCGGCCCTGAGTTGATTAAAGAGTGTTTGGCTGCGTTGAAATGA
- a CDS encoding OPT family oligopeptide transporter: MKQAVDPYASFRELTLRGMILGALITVIFTASNVYLGLKVGLTFASSIPAAVISMAVLKFFKGSNILENNMVQTQASAAGTLSSIIFILPGLLMAGYWAGFPFWQTTLLCMSGGILGVIFTVPLRYAMVVKSDLPYPEGVAAAEILKVGDHDADQQEGGSGIKELVSGGALAGLMSFCASGLRVVADSASFWFKGGASVFQVPMGFSLALLGAGYLVGLTGGIAILLGISIAWGVAVPYLSAHIPQPADMEMIPFAMSLWKEKVRFIGAGTIGIAAIWTLLTLMKPMVEGMRLSFRNFGGAQMTERTEQDLSPKAMIAWVLAMMLVLGVSFFHFIGDSHISGGLAWLLVVVCTLLASIIGFLVAAACGYMAGLVGSSSSPISGVGIVSIVIISLVLLLVGESGGLMVDEANRKFLLALTLFCGASVICVASISNDNLQDLKTGYLVKATPWKQQVALIVGCVVGALVISPVLELLYEAYGFTGAMPREGMDAAQALAAPQATLMTTIAQGIFSHNLQWDYIFTGVAIGVALIAVDFTLRKSSGGKRALPVLAVGMGIYLPPSVNMPIVIGAVLAAVLKSVIARRQENREGRLKNAERIGTLFSAGLIVGESLIGVIMAFIIAFSVTNGGSDAPLALNLENWDTAAKWLGLAFFVFGMFVFARRVLKAGR; the protein is encoded by the coding sequence ATGAAACAGGCGGTTGATCCTTATGCGAGTTTCCGTGAACTGACGCTGCGGGGGATGATACTCGGCGCGTTGATTACGGTGATTTTTACGGCATCCAATGTGTATTTGGGCTTGAAGGTGGGCCTGACTTTTGCGTCTTCGATTCCGGCTGCGGTGATTTCGATGGCGGTTTTGAAGTTTTTTAAAGGCAGCAATATTCTGGAAAATAATATGGTGCAGACTCAGGCTTCGGCCGCGGGGACGCTCTCCAGTATTATTTTTATTCTGCCGGGTTTGCTGATGGCCGGTTATTGGGCGGGCTTTCCGTTTTGGCAGACTACGCTGCTGTGTATGTCCGGCGGTATTTTGGGCGTGATTTTCACTGTGCCTTTGCGTTATGCGATGGTGGTGAAGAGCGATTTGCCTTATCCGGAAGGCGTGGCGGCGGCCGAGATTTTGAAGGTCGGCGACCATGATGCGGACCAGCAGGAAGGCGGCAGCGGTATCAAGGAATTGGTGTCGGGCGGCGCATTGGCCGGTTTGATGAGCTTCTGCGCAAGCGGTTTGCGCGTGGTGGCGGACAGTGCGAGCTTTTGGTTTAAAGGCGGTGCGTCGGTGTTCCAAGTGCCGATGGGCTTTTCGCTGGCTTTGTTGGGCGCGGGCTATTTGGTCGGACTGACCGGCGGTATCGCGATTTTGCTGGGTATCTCGATTGCTTGGGGCGTGGCCGTGCCTTATCTGTCGGCGCATATTCCGCAACCTGCCGATATGGAGATGATTCCTTTTGCGATGTCTTTGTGGAAGGAAAAAGTCCGTTTTATCGGCGCGGGTACGATCGGTATTGCGGCGATTTGGACGCTGTTGACTTTGATGAAACCGATGGTCGAGGGTATGCGCCTGTCTTTCCGTAATTTCGGCGGCGCGCAGATGACCGAGCGCACGGAACAGGATTTGTCGCCTAAGGCGATGATTGCCTGGGTGTTGGCGATGATGCTGGTGTTGGGCGTGTCCTTCTTCCACTTTATCGGCGACTCGCATATTTCCGGCGGTTTGGCTTGGCTGTTGGTGGTCGTATGTACGCTGCTGGCTTCGATTATCGGCTTTTTGGTGGCGGCGGCTTGCGGTTATATGGCCGGTTTGGTCGGTTCGTCTTCCAGCCCGATTTCGGGTGTGGGCATCGTCTCTATCGTCATTATTTCACTGGTGTTGCTGCTGGTCGGCGAATCCGGCGGCTTGATGGTGGATGAGGCAAACCGCAAATTCCTGCTGGCATTGACGCTGTTTTGCGGCGCGTCTGTGATTTGTGTGGCTTCGATTTCCAATGACAACCTGCAGGATTTGAAAACGGGTTATCTGGTAAAAGCGACGCCTTGGAAACAGCAGGTTGCGCTGATTGTCGGTTGCGTTGTCGGTGCATTGGTGATTTCGCCTGTGTTGGAGCTTTTGTATGAAGCCTACGGCTTTACCGGCGCGATGCCGCGTGAAGGCATGGATGCGGCCCAAGCACTTGCCGCGCCTCAGGCAACTTTGATGACCACCATCGCCCAAGGTATTTTCTCGCACAATCTGCAATGGGATTATATTTTCACCGGCGTGGCCATCGGCGTGGCGTTGATCGCGGTTGATTTCACATTGCGCAAATCTTCCGGCGGCAAGCGTGCTTTGCCGGTATTGGCCGTGGGCATGGGTATTTACTTGCCGCCGTCTGTGAATATGCCGATTGTGATTGGTGCGGTATTGGCGGCGGTGTTGAAATCCGTCATCGCCCGCCGTCAAGAAAACCGTGAAGGCCGTCTGAAAAATGCGGAACGTATCGGTACGCTGTTCTCCGCCGGTTTGATTGTCGGCGAGAGCCTGATCGGTGTGATTATGGCGTTTATCATCGCCTTCTCCGTAACCAACGGCGGTTCGGATGCGCCTTTGGCCCTGAACCTGGAAAACTGGGATACGGCCGCCAAATGGCTGGGCTTGGCGTTTTTTGTCTTCGGTATGTTCGTGTTTGCACGCCGCGTGTTGAAAGCAGGACGTTAA